The Aminithiophilus ramosus genome contains a region encoding:
- a CDS encoding Na+/H+ antiporter NhaC family protein has product MEHYGIFSILPPLVAVILAIRYKNVITALFFGGLLGALALAGWNPIEALTLFIKDYIFKQAADGYNSSLLVMMVFIGGFVGVITHSGGANAFAAKVAGWINTRGRAQMAVWFGGLAIFFSDSGNPLILGPTFQPITDKLRVSREKLAWLLDSTASPVCILVPFIGWGIYIMGLIKKEFEPLGIVESEFAAFVKVIPFQFYALGTLFMIPLVALLGFEFSAMYRAEKRTLETGQPLWPDAKPARPAVEINQDRDNRANASMMIIPLIVLFVCIFGLLIPHGFPFKPAPGPVLRSALCFGYFMGAVTCMFLMVRHKVKTGAEAFKMYMDGTKEIVFILMILVLSWALGSVCKALGTANYIVALAQGNVPAWAVPALLFVTGAAISFATGSSWGTFAILVPLAIPMSQALGAPLYASIGAVLSGGLFGDHCSPISDTTVLSSMGAACDHIDHVKTQLPYAMTVALASLVSYVAAGFIHSPAVLALALALVALLIVVFSRIWGAKLTDHRASRA; this is encoded by the coding sequence GTGGAGCATTACGGCATTTTTTCCATTCTTCCCCCTCTGGTGGCCGTCATCTTGGCCATCCGCTACAAAAACGTCATCACGGCCCTTTTCTTCGGAGGTCTTTTGGGAGCCCTGGCACTGGCGGGCTGGAATCCCATCGAGGCCCTCACCCTTTTCATCAAGGACTACATCTTCAAGCAGGCCGCCGACGGCTATAATTCCAGTCTTCTCGTCATGATGGTCTTCATCGGCGGCTTCGTCGGCGTCATCACCCATTCGGGCGGGGCCAACGCCTTCGCCGCCAAGGTCGCCGGCTGGATCAACACCCGGGGCCGCGCCCAGATGGCCGTCTGGTTCGGCGGTCTGGCCATCTTCTTCTCCGACTCGGGCAACCCCCTCATCCTGGGCCCCACCTTCCAGCCCATCACGGACAAGCTCCGCGTCAGCCGCGAGAAGCTGGCCTGGCTCCTGGACAGCACGGCCTCTCCCGTCTGCATCCTCGTTCCCTTCATCGGGTGGGGCATCTACATCATGGGCCTCATCAAGAAGGAGTTCGAGCCCCTGGGCATCGTCGAATCGGAGTTCGCCGCCTTCGTCAAGGTCATTCCCTTCCAGTTCTACGCCCTTGGGACCCTTTTCATGATCCCCCTCGTCGCCCTCCTCGGCTTCGAGTTCAGCGCCATGTACCGCGCCGAGAAACGGACCCTCGAGACGGGCCAGCCTCTCTGGCCCGACGCCAAGCCGGCCCGTCCCGCCGTGGAGATCAATCAGGACCGGGACAACAGGGCCAACGCCTCGATGATGATCATTCCCCTCATCGTCCTTTTCGTCTGCATCTTCGGACTGCTCATTCCCCACGGCTTTCCCTTCAAGCCCGCTCCCGGTCCCGTGCTGCGCTCGGCCCTCTGCTTCGGCTACTTCATGGGCGCCGTGACCTGCATGTTCCTCATGGTCCGTCACAAGGTCAAGACGGGCGCCGAGGCCTTCAAGATGTACATGGACGGAACGAAGGAGATCGTTTTCATCCTCATGATCCTCGTCCTCTCCTGGGCCCTGGGTTCGGTCTGCAAGGCGCTGGGAACGGCCAACTACATCGTGGCTCTCGCCCAAGGGAACGTCCCCGCCTGGGCCGTGCCGGCCCTCCTCTTCGTCACCGGAGCGGCCATCTCCTTCGCCACGGGATCTTCCTGGGGGACCTTCGCCATCCTCGTCCCCCTCGCCATTCCCATGTCGCAGGCCCTGGGCGCTCCCCTCTACGCCTCCATCGGCGCCGTGCTGAGCGGCGGTCTCTTCGGCGATCACTGCTCTCCCATTTCGGACACGACGGTGCTATCCTCCATGGGGGCCGCCTGTGACCACATCGATCACGTCAAGACTCAGCTTCCCTACGCCATGACGGTGGCTCTGGCCAGCCTCGTCTCCTATGTCGCGGCCGGTTTCATCCATTCTCCCGCCGTCCTGGCTCTGGCGCTGGCGCTGGTCGCGCTTTTGATCGTCGTCTTCTCCAGGATCTGGGGCGCGAAGCTGAC
- a CDS encoding GntR family transcriptional regulator, with translation MATAEERAHQKIVELILSRAYAPGDRLVETELAQSLGLSRTPIRNAMRQLVAEGLLEAQDGKGCYVPRLTPEDMRDIFKARIYLEGKAALEAATARTERDVDYVRDLLEREKEHYRAGRLHEYTEINKAFHLVVASMARNPYIEKFARQTFWRSELYIFFFDRFYVPEEPEKPLRDPSQSRSCQEHERIVEAISAGDGTLAEVTMKAHILTTYSLMTRRMPLIPTTGLQPARYV, from the coding sequence ATGGCGACAGCGGAAGAGCGGGCCCATCAGAAGATCGTCGAGCTGATTCTCTCCCGTGCCTATGCTCCGGGAGACCGTCTCGTCGAGACGGAGCTGGCCCAGTCGCTCGGCCTCAGCCGCACGCCGATCCGAAACGCCATGAGGCAGCTTGTGGCCGAGGGTCTCCTGGAGGCTCAGGACGGGAAGGGGTGTTATGTGCCCAGGCTGACGCCCGAGGACATGCGGGATATTTTCAAGGCCCGTATTTACCTGGAGGGGAAGGCGGCTCTCGAGGCGGCGACGGCCCGAACGGAGAGGGACGTCGATTATGTCCGCGATCTTCTGGAGCGGGAGAAGGAGCACTACAGGGCGGGGCGCCTCCATGAGTATACGGAGATCAACAAGGCCTTCCATCTCGTCGTGGCCTCAATGGCCCGCAATCCCTACATAGAGAAATTTGCCAGACAGACCTTCTGGCGCTCCGAGCTCTATATCTTTTTCTTCGACCGTTTCTACGTTCCCGAGGAGCCCGAAAAACCCCTCCGGGACCCCTCCCAGTCCCGCAGCTGCCAGGAGCACGAGCGCATCGTCGAGGCCATCTCGGCCGGTGATGGCACCCTGGCCGAGGTGACGATGAAGGCCCACATCCTGACGACCTACTCTCTCATGACGCGGCGGATGCCCCTGATTCCCACGACGGGGCTCCAGCCGGCCCGCTACGTGTAA
- a CDS encoding MFS transporter, which translates to MAGYGALLLRLTAANFAVNGVSNTYYLLAAYLTCLGLDDPKAAGLVLSSYYASSTLSRPLVGWLVERLPFRSSFLLGATVLLACSLGLALSGPSLSRLLFWRSLMGIGASLFVVALTTYQTLCVPESHRGSSFALTSAGSIAPLVTLVPLAELFLTKGLPFAYALLPVAASLCCLFLAFPFRGDEMPVETGERPGSYGEVFRHRPVLTLFLSVTLFSLTDAAMLSVTGLAHAKGLLASGFISANAAVSVLIRLTAFRLMDRLPRMSLVAPSLALTSSGLILASFASSNALFTACGALFGLGMGFGFPMHLALIGDVAPRPLRAKTSSMVWFFMACCFSLSPLAIGHMAALSGYEGAFRLFGGSLLLAAPGLHFLLWRPLAADRTATAR; encoded by the coding sequence ATGGCCGGCTACGGAGCTCTGCTCCTCCGCCTGACGGCGGCCAATTTCGCCGTCAACGGCGTGAGCAACACCTATTATCTTCTCGCGGCCTACCTGACCTGTCTCGGCCTCGACGACCCCAAGGCGGCCGGTCTTGTCCTGAGCAGCTACTACGCCTCGTCGACTCTCTCCCGCCCCCTCGTGGGCTGGCTCGTGGAGCGTCTTCCCTTCCGCTCCAGCTTCCTCCTCGGCGCCACCGTCCTTTTGGCCTGCTCCCTCGGTCTGGCCCTCTCCGGCCCCTCTCTTTCGCGACTTCTCTTCTGGCGATCCCTCATGGGCATCGGGGCCAGCCTTTTCGTCGTCGCCCTCACGACGTACCAGACGCTCTGCGTCCCCGAAAGCCACCGAGGCTCTTCCTTCGCCCTCACCTCGGCGGGGAGCATCGCCCCCCTCGTCACTCTCGTCCCTCTGGCCGAGCTCTTTCTGACGAAGGGGCTGCCCTTCGCCTACGCCCTTCTCCCCGTGGCCGCCTCTCTTTGCTGCCTCTTTCTGGCCTTTCCCTTCCGAGGCGACGAAATGCCCGTCGAGACGGGAGAGCGGCCCGGCAGCTACGGCGAGGTCTTCAGACACCGTCCCGTCCTGACCCTATTCCTCTCCGTGACCCTTTTCTCCCTCACCGACGCGGCCATGCTCTCCGTCACGGGGCTGGCCCACGCCAAGGGCCTCCTGGCCTCGGGCTTCATCTCGGCCAACGCGGCCGTCTCCGTCCTGATTCGCCTCACCGCCTTCCGCCTCATGGATCGCCTTCCTCGGATGAGCCTCGTGGCTCCCTCTCTCGCCCTGACCTCGTCGGGCCTCATCCTGGCCTCTTTCGCCTCCTCGAACGCTCTTTTCACGGCCTGCGGCGCCCTTTTCGGCCTGGGCATGGGCTTCGGCTTCCCCATGCACCTGGCCCTCATCGGCGACGTGGCCCCTCGCCCCCTGCGCGCCAAGACATCGTCGATGGTCTGGTTCTTCATGGCCTGCTGTTTCTCCCTTTCCCCCCTGGCCATCGGCCACATGGCCGCCCTCTCCGGCTACGAGGGAGCCTTCCGCCTTTTCGGCGGGAGTCTCCTCCTGGCCGCTCCCGGCCTCCACTTTCTCCTTTGGCGGCCTCTGGCGGCGGACCGGACGGCGACGGCCCGATGA
- a CDS encoding DNA-3-methyladenine glycosylase I, which yields MRGDLVRCPWAEGDPLYEAYHDEEWGVPLRDDRRLFEFLILEGVQAGLSWITVLRRREAYRRAFWDFDAEKMASMDDGNVERLLGESALIRNRRKIESARSNAWAFLSLVEAEGSFSDFLWSFVDGIPVKNRRITIKEIPASTPLSGRLSGELKRRNFSFVGPTICYAFLQAAGLVNDHLVSCFRYDEV from the coding sequence ATGAGAGGCGATCTCGTCCGCTGTCCCTGGGCCGAAGGCGATCCCCTTTACGAGGCCTATCACGACGAGGAATGGGGCGTCCCTCTACGGGATGACCGGAGGCTTTTCGAATTCCTGATCCTGGAGGGCGTCCAGGCCGGGCTGAGCTGGATCACGGTCCTGCGCCGCCGCGAGGCTTACCGGAGAGCCTTCTGGGATTTCGACGCCGAGAAGATGGCCTCCATGGACGACGGCAACGTGGAGCGGCTCCTCGGGGAGAGCGCCCTCATCCGCAACCGGCGCAAGATCGAGAGCGCTCGCTCCAACGCCTGGGCCTTTCTTTCCCTCGTCGAGGCGGAGGGATCCTTCTCGGATTTCCTCTGGAGTTTCGTCGACGGAATCCCCGTCAAAAACCGCCGGATCACGATAAAGGAAATCCCCGCCTCGACGCCTCTTTCGGGGCGTCTCAGCGGGGAGCTGAAGCGACGGAACTTCTCCTTCGTGGGACCGACGATCTGCTACGCCTTTCTCCAGGCCGCAGGTCTTGTCAACGACCACCTCGTCAGCTGTTTCCGCTACGACGAGGTCTGA